The proteins below come from a single Gimesia alba genomic window:
- a CDS encoding glucuronyl esterase domain-containing protein has protein sequence MKRLLLTTALVFSICLICSQTSQAQRPKPNYDEAKVPKFELPDPLVTADGKQVDSAELWWKVRRPEVLHLFESEVYGKSPAAPQDMLFEVTSVKNDALGGKAIRKEVSVYFSGKKEEPRMDLLIYLPAKATKPVPVFMGLNFYGNHTITEEKDVKLNDHWMRANKDKGIVDHRATEKSRGASASRWPIEKIIDRGYGLVAIYCGDIDPDYDDGFKNGIHAIYNAKQKPTPDEWGTISAWAWGLSRALDYLETDKQIDANKVAVMGHSRLGKTSLWAGAQDPRFALVISNDSGCGGAALSRRRFGETLNVINNAFPHWFCDNFNKYIDKENKLPVDQHMLISLIAPRPVYVASAEDDRWADPKGEFLSVKYAEPVYELLGTSGFGAKEMPKVNQPIQKQMGYHMRTGKHDVTDFDWQQYLDFADTHFKGS, from the coding sequence ATGAAACGACTGCTCCTTACCACCGCCCTTGTCTTCAGCATCTGCCTGATTTGCAGTCAAACCAGTCAGGCACAGCGTCCCAAACCTAACTATGACGAAGCAAAAGTTCCAAAGTTCGAATTGCCCGATCCGTTGGTGACTGCGGATGGCAAGCAGGTGGATTCGGCTGAACTCTGGTGGAAAGTCAGACGGCCTGAAGTATTGCATCTGTTTGAAAGTGAAGTTTACGGAAAAAGCCCTGCTGCTCCCCAAGACATGCTGTTTGAAGTCACGTCAGTCAAAAACGATGCCTTGGGCGGCAAAGCGATCCGCAAAGAGGTCTCTGTTTATTTCTCGGGTAAAAAAGAAGAGCCGCGGATGGATCTGTTGATCTATCTGCCCGCCAAAGCCACGAAACCGGTACCTGTCTTCATGGGACTCAACTTTTATGGCAACCATACCATCACCGAAGAAAAAGATGTCAAACTCAACGATCATTGGATGCGTGCTAATAAAGATAAAGGCATTGTAGATCACCGCGCCACAGAAAAATCGCGTGGGGCCTCGGCTTCACGCTGGCCCATCGAAAAGATCATTGATCGTGGCTACGGACTGGTCGCCATCTACTGCGGCGATATCGATCCCGATTATGACGATGGTTTTAAAAACGGAATCCACGCGATCTATAACGCGAAACAAAAACCCACCCCCGATGAATGGGGCACCATCTCGGCCTGGGCCTGGGGACTCAGTCGCGCCCTGGATTACCTGGAAACCGACAAGCAGATCGACGCGAACAAGGTCGCCGTCATGGGACATTCGCGCCTCGGTAAGACATCCCTCTGGGCCGGTGCGCAAGACCCACGTTTTGCGCTGGTGATTTCGAATGACTCCGGATGTGGCGGAGCGGCTCTCAGCCGACGCCGTTTCGGAGAGACACTGAATGTCATCAATAATGCATTTCCACATTGGTTCTGTGACAATTTCAACAAGTACATCGATAAAGAAAATAAGTTACCCGTGGATCAACACATGTTGATCTCTCTGATCGCCCCGCGTCCCGTGTATGTTGCCAGTGCCGAGGATGATCGATGGGCAGATCCCAAAGGGGAATTCTTATCCGTAAAGTACGCTGAGCCAGTTTATGAACTATTGGGAACATCAGGATTCGGTGCCAAAGAAATGCCGAAAGTCAATCAGCCGATCCAAAAGCAGATGGGATATCATATGCGGACTGGCAAACATGATGTCACCGATTTTGACTGGCAACAATACCTCGATTTTGCAGACACACACTTCAAAGGCAGCTAA
- a CDS encoding class I SAM-dependent methyltransferase, which produces MIDAEDRWDGSEYADNSSMQYRQALEALNRIDVGSYERVLDIGCGNGAVTKYISEQMPAGQVVGIDVSPSMVEFAQQQYAKPGRIDFQQMSADQLEFNNEFDLVCSFSILHWVKRQWDVWSGIHCALRDGGRVLAGFQADHEEFWDAVSTVSQRSRWKPLLTDFDDPYNHWTREFMLRCIRGNGFYIERFDEIIGDEYFGTREALADFFCSWVPVARHVSAELREELMHEILDLYFQRVDAELAEKAGVRMKRYIIQAWKK; this is translated from the coding sequence ATGATAGACGCAGAAGACCGCTGGGATGGGTCTGAATATGCAGATAATTCATCGATGCAGTATCGCCAGGCGTTAGAAGCTCTGAATCGGATCGACGTTGGTTCGTATGAACGCGTACTCGACATCGGCTGTGGCAATGGCGCCGTCACGAAATATATCTCTGAGCAGATGCCCGCCGGTCAGGTCGTTGGAATCGATGTCTCTCCTTCCATGGTGGAATTCGCCCAGCAACAGTACGCCAAACCGGGACGAATCGACTTTCAGCAGATGAGCGCCGATCAGCTTGAATTCAACAACGAATTTGATCTGGTCTGTTCGTTCAGCATCCTCCATTGGGTCAAAAGGCAATGGGACGTCTGGAGCGGTATCCATTGCGCACTGCGTGACGGTGGCCGTGTGCTGGCAGGATTCCAGGCCGACCACGAAGAATTCTGGGACGCAGTCTCCACGGTCTCACAACGCAGCCGCTGGAAGCCATTGTTGACGGACTTTGACGATCCCTATAACCATTGGACACGCGAGTTCATGCTGCGCTGTATACGCGGCAATGGATTCTATATCGAGCGGTTCGATGAAATCATTGGCGACGAATACTTCGGCACAAGAGAGGCCCTGGCTGACTTTTTCTGCTCCTGGGTCCCCGTTGCCCGCCACGTATCAGCCGAACTCCGGGAAGAACTCATGCACGAAATTCTCGACCTCTACTTCCAGCGAGTGGATGCCGAACTGGCAGAGAAAGCGGGCGTTCGAATGAAACGCTATATCATCCAGGCCTGGAAAAAATGA
- a CDS encoding methyltransferase family protein has protein sequence MFKIKFRPTTPDAPLWLILLKIFGQTVIFWSLFLLVIPAALIWLESILGCPAFRFNGQRVLGVILFVLGGSLGLTSGAMMGIYGRGTPLPLDTARHLVVVGPYRYVRNPMAIAGLTQGAAVALFCGSWLTLGYIIVGFFLWNYYVRPIEEQDLLHRFDRAYADYQRSVRCWIPCWRGYSPSTPETQGNDK, from the coding sequence ATGTTCAAAATCAAATTCCGACCGACGACGCCTGACGCACCACTCTGGTTAATTTTACTGAAGATTTTTGGCCAGACGGTCATTTTCTGGAGCCTGTTTCTGCTGGTGATCCCTGCGGCGCTGATTTGGCTGGAATCGATCCTGGGCTGTCCGGCATTTCGGTTCAACGGGCAGCGGGTGCTGGGAGTGATTCTGTTCGTGCTGGGGGGGAGTCTGGGACTGACCAGCGGTGCAATGATGGGAATCTACGGCCGGGGGACACCGCTCCCCCTGGATACGGCACGTCATCTGGTTGTCGTCGGCCCCTATCGGTATGTGCGGAATCCGATGGCCATCGCGGGCCTGACACAAGGTGCTGCGGTCGCTTTGTTTTGTGGTTCCTGGTTGACGCTAGGCTATATCATCGTCGGTTTTTTTCTCTGGAATTATTATGTGCGACCCATTGAGGAGCAGGACCTCCTGCATCGATTTGATAGAGCGTATGCCGACTATCAACGTTCCGTTCGCTGTTGGATTCCCTGCTGGAGAGGATATTCGCCAAGTACCCCGGAAACGCAGGGAAACGACAAATAA
- a CDS encoding Fur family transcriptional regulator: MKNLSQAEEIDEIRTLVRNSGLRSTAARITVIQFLRKATSPLTHAEIAEDLTPMGFDKATVYRNLIDLAEAGLVKRTELGDHAWRFELRNPDEPEDAEHPHFVCTECGSVSCLHDVEFKTPKNKQWTQVGTVTEILLKGICSECEEK, from the coding sequence ATGAAAAATCTGTCCCAAGCTGAAGAGATTGATGAAATCCGCACCTTAGTGCGCAATAGTGGTTTGCGCAGTACAGCAGCCCGGATCACCGTGATTCAATTCTTACGCAAGGCGACTTCACCTCTGACTCATGCCGAGATCGCAGAAGATCTGACTCCGATGGGGTTTGATAAGGCAACCGTGTATCGCAATCTGATTGATCTTGCTGAAGCGGGACTCGTCAAACGGACTGAACTGGGCGACCATGCATGGCGGTTTGAGCTGCGCAACCCGGATGAACCCGAAGATGCTGAGCACCCTCATTTTGTCTGTACTGAATGTGGCAGCGTTTCCTGTCTGCACGATGTTGAGTTCAAGACGCCCAAAAATAAACAATGGACTCAAGTCGGCACTGTCACGGAAATTCTCTTGAAGGGGATTTGCAGTGAGTGCGAGGAAAAATGA
- a CDS encoding ZIP family metal transporter: protein MKPLSPFKHDIKLTLLLLMIPLVLFLVAPGFFISRATLAAEHTHPHPESENAVDTPGETTEASPQKTGKTWAYTLLGGYCSVIVFSSLLGGWLPSLVRLTHTRMETLISFVGGLMLGIGVFHLLPHAVAEMGSVDRAVWWMMAGIVTLFFLLRTFHFHQHGTVELDEEEDHKHDHDHDCDHHHAHAPVHSHSHNHSHQLSWIGIALGLALHTLIDGLALGASIIAEQHHEVFLSLFGLGTFLAITLHKPLDAVSITSLMAAGGWSAGWRNAVNIGFALMCPLGALLFFLGVQQFSGNQHIIIGCALAFSAGVFICISLGDLLPEMEFHSHNRFRLSFVLLLGIALAYGIGFIEPGHVHDHGSHSGHSHDHEH, encoded by the coding sequence ATGAAACCCCTTTCTCCTTTTAAGCATGACATAAAATTAACGCTGCTCCTGCTGATGATTCCCTTGGTTCTGTTTCTGGTCGCGCCCGGATTTTTCATTTCGCGCGCAACCCTGGCCGCAGAGCACACTCATCCGCACCCAGAATCGGAAAATGCTGTCGACACACCGGGGGAGACAACAGAAGCATCCCCACAGAAAACTGGCAAAACGTGGGCATACACTCTGCTGGGAGGCTATTGCAGCGTGATCGTCTTTTCTTCATTGCTAGGGGGATGGTTGCCTTCACTGGTCCGTTTAACACATACGCGCATGGAAACGTTAATCAGTTTTGTGGGTGGCCTCATGCTGGGCATCGGCGTGTTCCATCTGCTGCCCCACGCGGTTGCTGAAATGGGGTCGGTCGATCGCGCTGTCTGGTGGATGATGGCGGGAATCGTGACACTCTTCTTCTTACTGCGAACGTTCCACTTTCACCAACACGGAACCGTGGAACTTGATGAGGAAGAAGATCACAAACACGACCATGATCATGACTGTGATCATCATCATGCGCACGCCCCGGTGCACTCGCACTCCCATAACCATTCACACCAATTGAGTTGGATCGGGATTGCACTCGGTCTGGCACTGCACACGCTGATTGACGGGCTGGCGCTGGGCGCCAGTATCATCGCCGAACAACACCATGAAGTCTTTCTGTCTCTGTTCGGACTGGGAACATTTCTAGCGATTACGTTACACAAACCTTTGGATGCGGTTTCCATCACGTCTCTGATGGCCGCCGGTGGCTGGTCTGCAGGCTGGCGAAATGCCGTGAATATTGGTTTCGCCTTAATGTGCCCCTTGGGTGCTTTGCTGTTTTTCCTGGGTGTTCAGCAGTTTTCCGGCAATCAGCACATCATCATCGGCTGCGCCCTTGCCTTTTCGGCTGGTGTTTTCATCTGTATCTCACTGGGAGATTTGCTGCCGGAAATGGAATTTCATTCTCATAACCGGTTCCGACTCTCGTTTGTATTACTGCTGGGAATCGCGCTGGCTTACGGCATCGGATTTATTGAGCCTGGTCACGTGCATGATCATGGGAGTCATTCCGGACATTCGCACGATCACGAGCACTAA
- a CDS encoding porin, whose amino-acid sequence MRTFMKLTGILLLVGAIVPSPSVFAEDTKLSSDQLERLLDRLETAEKRIQELEQQKQEKREEQIQTPPPAPALPPHLKDVGGGLDDSEQLLINNFAAGNEDLANRLSTLEEDWKKFSESEQEKKAKDASKVTTLKVFGRIHLDSWNFSDSTPGIAAFNNPPDPMDPENRFEFRRLRIGVSGDIKDNMLYKFEYDFGNPGNPAFKDVYMGWKDLPVFQTLLIGNQKRPLGMDHLNSSRYNTFMERPLVIEAFNEDARRLGICAYGVSEDETWNWRYGIFNLENIAGDGQYVGDAGQMSVNGRLAGTPWYDETSGGRGYLHLGIADMWANPDGDATGSGTDNNEARFRTRPEARTGSTRWLDTGRIAGATWFNTLGFEAMLNVGSFSVVSEYQVTNVGRGSSGSDLTFEGAYVQAAYFLTGEYQPIDRKSGTIARVKPLENFFLVNTCDGDTASGWGAWQVAARYSYLDLSNGNVTGGDERNWTLGLVWWWNSHARMQFNYIHAEIDDRGPIDGYTGGKSDIFGTRFMVDF is encoded by the coding sequence ATGCGCACATTCATGAAACTGACGGGGATTTTACTCCTCGTGGGGGCAATTGTACCCTCTCCAAGTGTCTTTGCAGAAGACACAAAACTCAGTTCTGATCAACTGGAACGACTGCTGGACCGGTTAGAAACTGCCGAAAAGCGAATCCAGGAACTGGAGCAGCAAAAACAGGAAAAACGAGAGGAGCAAATACAAACTCCGCCTCCAGCACCTGCTCTACCTCCTCATTTGAAAGATGTGGGTGGTGGTCTGGATGATTCCGAACAACTGTTGATCAATAACTTTGCCGCCGGCAACGAAGATCTGGCAAACCGTCTCTCGACGCTCGAGGAAGACTGGAAAAAGTTCAGCGAATCTGAGCAGGAAAAGAAAGCCAAAGATGCATCCAAAGTAACGACATTGAAAGTCTTTGGTCGAATTCATTTAGATAGCTGGAATTTTTCTGACAGCACTCCCGGCATTGCCGCCTTCAATAATCCTCCCGACCCGATGGATCCAGAAAACCGGTTTGAATTCCGCCGTCTGCGTATTGGTGTTTCCGGCGACATTAAAGATAACATGCTCTACAAATTTGAGTATGACTTTGGTAATCCTGGTAATCCGGCCTTCAAAGATGTTTATATGGGATGGAAAGATCTACCCGTCTTTCAGACACTCTTAATTGGTAATCAGAAACGGCCTCTGGGTATGGATCACCTTAACAGTAGTCGTTACAACACATTCATGGAACGTCCGTTGGTGATTGAAGCATTCAATGAGGATGCACGTCGTCTGGGGATTTGTGCTTATGGTGTTTCGGAAGATGAAACCTGGAACTGGCGCTACGGTATCTTTAATCTGGAAAACATTGCCGGAGATGGCCAATACGTTGGTGATGCAGGGCAAATGAGTGTCAACGGTCGTCTGGCGGGAACTCCCTGGTATGATGAAACTTCTGGTGGTCGCGGTTACCTGCACTTGGGTATTGCCGACATGTGGGCGAATCCTGATGGTGACGCCACCGGTTCCGGAACGGATAACAATGAAGCCCGTTTCCGAACACGCCCCGAAGCACGTACGGGAAGTACTCGCTGGTTGGATACTGGTCGGATCGCTGGCGCAACCTGGTTCAATACACTTGGATTTGAAGCCATGTTAAACGTAGGGTCCTTCTCTGTTGTCAGTGAATATCAGGTTACGAATGTCGGTCGCGGCAGTTCTGGTTCCGATCTGACATTTGAAGGTGCTTATGTGCAGGCAGCTTACTTCCTGACTGGCGAATACCAGCCGATCGACCGGAAATCGGGAACGATTGCTCGTGTGAAACCTCTGGAAAACTTCTTCCTCGTCAATACCTGTGACGGTGATACCGCAAGCGGTTGGGGAGCCTGGCAGGTTGCTGCACGCTACTCATATCTTGACTTAAGTAACGGCAATGTTACTGGCGGTGACGAACGCAACTGGACACTGGGTTTGGTCTGGTGGTGGAATTCTCATGCCCGAATGCAGTTTAACTATATCCATGCTGAAATTGATGACCGCGGTCCGATCGATGGCTATACCGGTGGTAAGTCAGACATCTTTGGTACACGGTTCATGGTCGACTTCTAA
- a CDS encoding type I 3-dehydroquinate dehydratase translates to MICISVTPESRNFAKVDILNAAAQSDLVELCLDRLIKTPDIGDLISGFEIPILVSCRRPEEGGQFKGTDSERIQLLKQAIIAEPAYIELDLETAQQVPRFGKTKRVISYTSLRKPLSQVDEIFDEMAEAKADIIKFTWPTPTLQTAWPLLAAISQKREIPVVGLGLGAAGITFSLLGIKYGSPWIYAALEKGMEAFEGQPTLAELDEVYHHRSISAKTRFIGVAGLGVAERRTIEIFNNASEQLGLDYTCLPLVINDFKQVHKMLGILKIRSLVVSPRMGEFILPLAEHLEESSEQTGYGDLQLNQPDGWHAYDTMRRSALKSLEATFEGKATGTENVFQRKNILVLGQSGLTKAIVYSLAQQGAVVSVTSDNDRAAQGIARTFDIRYVPFANLYDTLSDVVIQTDPDLKLGHGKSEFNPAYLRETMTVMDLSQLPEETDLIREAKDRGCQVVCVDEIYRKQLNQIFKAITGQEIPEAVFANRSDYTR, encoded by the coding sequence ATGATATGTATCTCCGTGACTCCCGAGTCTCGTAATTTTGCGAAAGTTGATATTCTAAACGCAGCCGCCCAATCGGACCTGGTAGAGCTCTGTCTGGATCGATTGATCAAAACTCCGGACATTGGAGATTTGATTTCCGGGTTTGAGATACCGATCCTGGTATCGTGCCGCCGCCCGGAAGAAGGGGGCCAGTTTAAAGGAACAGACTCCGAGCGAATTCAGTTGTTGAAGCAGGCGATTATTGCAGAGCCTGCGTACATCGAACTTGATCTGGAAACAGCACAACAAGTGCCGCGATTTGGCAAAACCAAACGTGTTATCAGCTATACGAGTCTCAGGAAACCACTCTCGCAGGTGGATGAGATTTTTGATGAAATGGCCGAAGCCAAAGCGGACATCATCAAGTTCACCTGGCCAACTCCCACCCTGCAAACTGCCTGGCCTCTCCTGGCGGCGATCAGTCAGAAACGCGAGATCCCCGTTGTAGGACTGGGACTGGGGGCAGCCGGCATTACATTTTCGCTGCTGGGCATCAAATATGGTTCTCCCTGGATTTACGCTGCTCTGGAAAAAGGGATGGAAGCGTTTGAAGGACAACCCACGTTAGCGGAATTGGATGAAGTGTATCATCACCGAAGCATCTCTGCCAAAACGCGTTTTATCGGGGTCGCCGGACTGGGAGTTGCCGAACGGCGCACGATCGAAATTTTCAATAATGCTTCAGAACAGTTAGGCCTGGATTACACCTGCTTGCCGCTGGTCATCAACGATTTCAAGCAGGTGCATAAAATGTTGGGAATTTTGAAAATTCGTTCTTTGGTGGTCAGCCCGCGGATGGGAGAATTTATTTTACCGCTGGCCGAGCATCTGGAAGAGTCATCGGAACAGACCGGTTATGGTGATTTGCAGTTAAATCAACCGGATGGCTGGCACGCCTATGATACGATGCGGCGGAGCGCGCTCAAAAGTCTGGAGGCAACCTTCGAAGGTAAGGCGACGGGAACGGAGAATGTCTTCCAACGCAAAAATATTCTGGTCCTCGGTCAAAGTGGTTTGACGAAAGCCATTGTATACAGTCTAGCACAACAGGGAGCCGTCGTCAGTGTGACATCAGACAATGACCGGGCCGCACAGGGTATTGCGCGGACGTTTGATATTCGTTATGTTCCATTTGCCAATTTGTATGATACGTTGAGCGATGTGGTAATCCAGACGGACCCTGATCTCAAACTGGGGCACGGAAAGAGTGAATTCAACCCGGCCTACCTTCGCGAGACTATGACGGTGATGGATCTCAGCCAGTTGCCTGAAGAAACCGATCTGATCCGGGAAGCAAAGGACAGAGGGTGCCAGGTCGTGTGTGTAGACGAAATTTATCGTAAACAGCTGAATCAGATCTTCAAGGCGATTACCGGACAGGAAATTCCGGAAGCCGTCTTTGCAAACCGTAGCGATTACACGCGTTGA
- a CDS encoding heavy metal translocating P-type ATPase: MEQKPTELIFKIQDMDCVEEVSILKRELSPLVGGEEHLFFDVLNRRMIVNPQTENITTAAIMDAVSQTGMRAEIWDEKKKQDTTASFWSRQGRTLLTSLSGVMMGTAFLTHVYLTGSIGAALGAEEATNGFMPVPVRIQYLIAIITGIWFVLPKAWYAFKRLRPDMNLLMCIAVIGALCIDEWFEAAAVAFLFAFSQLLEAWSVGRARRAVAALMDLTPPIARVRDESGNETVVAPEEVTMGATFIIRPGEKIPLDGRIIKGQSEVNQAPITGESVPVVKQEDDEVFAGTINGDGLLEANCTKLAENTILAQIIRMVGEAQTRRAPSELWVEKFAKIYTPIVMAVALLMLLTLPTLLQISWHDSLYRALVLLVIACPCALVISTPVSIVAALASAARNGVLIKGGVFVETPSKLKSLALDKTGTLTQGKPVVTKLVPLNGHTESELLERAAALEAHSNHPLAVAILDAAEERQIAFEPADSYQIIQGKGATALIKGREFWLGSHRYLEERKEETPEVHEQLETLSNAGQTVVVIGNETHVCGFIALADRVRETSAEVIRELHAAGIEQLVMLTGDNAGTAQAVAEEVGMDRVHSELLPEDKVSVIESLVEEYEFVAMVGDGVNDAPAMSRSSLGIAMGAAGSDVAIESADIALMTDDLMKIPWLIRHSHRTLKIIRQNIIFALSIKVLFMMLMVLNHASLWAAIAADMGASLLVIFNGLRLLQAQTIARLKNV; encoded by the coding sequence ATGGAACAGAAACCGACCGAACTGATCTTCAAAATTCAGGACATGGATTGTGTCGAAGAAGTCTCAATTCTCAAACGGGAGCTCTCCCCGCTGGTTGGCGGCGAGGAGCACTTGTTCTTTGACGTTCTCAACAGACGAATGATCGTCAATCCCCAGACAGAAAATATCACAACCGCAGCGATCATGGATGCCGTCAGCCAGACAGGCATGCGAGCGGAGATCTGGGATGAGAAGAAAAAGCAGGATACAACAGCCTCATTCTGGTCTCGACAGGGGAGAACTCTGCTCACCAGTCTGAGCGGTGTCATGATGGGGACCGCTTTTTTGACTCATGTCTACTTAACAGGCAGCATTGGTGCAGCTCTCGGTGCTGAAGAAGCAACGAACGGTTTCATGCCGGTTCCTGTGCGGATACAGTACTTGATTGCTATCATCACGGGCATCTGGTTTGTACTTCCCAAAGCCTGGTATGCCTTCAAGCGTTTGCGTCCAGATATGAACCTGCTGATGTGCATCGCCGTCATCGGAGCACTCTGTATTGATGAGTGGTTCGAAGCAGCTGCCGTTGCATTTCTGTTCGCTTTCTCTCAACTACTGGAAGCGTGGAGTGTCGGCCGCGCCCGCAGGGCCGTGGCCGCACTGATGGATCTGACACCGCCGATTGCCCGCGTACGTGATGAGAGCGGAAACGAAACCGTTGTCGCTCCTGAGGAAGTCACGATGGGTGCCACTTTTATTATTCGACCCGGCGAAAAGATTCCCCTGGATGGCCGAATCATCAAAGGCCAAAGCGAAGTGAATCAGGCACCGATTACCGGAGAATCAGTCCCGGTAGTCAAACAGGAAGACGACGAAGTCTTTGCTGGTACAATCAACGGTGATGGACTCCTGGAAGCAAACTGCACCAAGTTAGCCGAAAATACGATCCTGGCACAAATCATTCGCATGGTTGGTGAAGCACAAACCCGCCGTGCTCCCTCCGAATTGTGGGTCGAAAAATTCGCCAAAATTTATACCCCCATCGTGATGGCCGTGGCGTTATTGATGCTGTTGACACTACCCACCCTGTTACAGATCTCGTGGCATGATTCTCTGTATCGCGCACTGGTGCTACTCGTCATCGCCTGCCCGTGTGCACTGGTAATATCAACGCCGGTCAGCATTGTGGCCGCTTTAGCATCTGCTGCCCGGAATGGGGTACTGATTAAAGGCGGTGTCTTTGTCGAGACCCCTTCCAAATTGAAATCGCTGGCGTTAGATAAAACAGGCACACTGACTCAAGGGAAACCTGTTGTCACAAAACTTGTTCCTTTGAATGGTCATACGGAATCAGAGCTTCTGGAACGGGCGGCTGCTCTGGAAGCACACAGCAATCATCCCCTGGCGGTCGCCATTCTGGACGCGGCGGAGGAACGTCAGATAGCTTTTGAACCAGCAGACTCCTATCAGATCATTCAAGGAAAAGGCGCCACAGCGCTGATCAAGGGAAGGGAATTCTGGCTGGGCTCGCACCGTTATCTGGAAGAGCGTAAAGAAGAAACGCCCGAAGTCCATGAACAACTGGAAACACTCTCTAACGCAGGGCAAACCGTAGTCGTAATCGGCAATGAAACGCATGTCTGCGGATTTATCGCACTGGCAGATCGCGTGCGTGAAACATCGGCAGAAGTGATTCGGGAATTGCACGCAGCCGGCATTGAACAACTGGTAATGCTGACAGGGGATAATGCCGGCACCGCCCAAGCCGTCGCTGAAGAAGTCGGCATGGACCGGGTTCATTCTGAATTACTGCCGGAGGATAAAGTATCTGTCATCGAATCACTGGTGGAAGAATACGAGTTTGTCGCGATGGTGGGTGACGGTGTGAATGACGCACCGGCGATGAGTCGCTCCAGTCTGGGGATTGCCATGGGAGCCGCCGGCAGTGATGTCGCCATTGAATCGGCTGATATCGCTTTAATGACTGACGATCTGATGAAAATTCCGTGGTTGATCAGGCACTCGCATCGTACACTGAAAATCATCCGTCAGAACATCATCTTTGCCTTAAGTATCAAGGTCTTATTCATGATGCTGATGGTATTGAACCATGCGTCTTTGTGGGCGGCGATTGCGGCCGACATGGGAGCCTCACTGCTGGTTATTTTTAATGGTCTGCGACTGCTACAGGCACAAACCATTGCCCGATTGAAAAATGTCTGA
- a CDS encoding M24 family metallopeptidase — MSKDYLAARQKKLISQLKRIGAEALLVTSETNVTYLTGFSGDSSYLLIGKSQTVLISDGRYTTQLEEECPGLDVYIRKATESMTAALEKVLKKAHLPKLGFESHVVTCDLLDALSGLTPAVQWIPVSGLVEELRMIKDVSEIQEIREAVSQAQRGYEVFRAMLTDEMTELQGAHELEHAMRRFGARQAAFDPIVAVGERAALPHAIPTQKQVGEAPFLLVDWGAMTQKGYRSDLTRMIVHGRTSAKFEKVYQTVLKAQVAAIKAIRPGVSCQEVDQTARTIIQKAGFGKQFTHSLGHGIGLDIHEGPRLGGNITTELKPGMIVTVEPGIYLPGWGGVRIEDDVLVTRTGHEVLTSVPKDFESTIL; from the coding sequence ATGAGTAAGGATTATCTCGCTGCCCGGCAAAAGAAATTAATTTCACAACTAAAGCGGATCGGTGCAGAGGCACTGCTGGTAACCAGCGAAACGAATGTGACCTATCTGACTGGCTTCAGCGGCGATTCGAGTTATTTGCTCATCGGCAAAAGTCAGACTGTTTTAATCAGCGATGGTCGCTACACCACACAGCTTGAAGAAGAATGCCCCGGTCTGGATGTTTATATCCGTAAGGCAACGGAATCCATGACGGCAGCTCTCGAAAAAGTGCTTAAAAAAGCCCATCTTCCCAAATTGGGGTTTGAAAGCCATGTCGTGACCTGCGACTTACTGGATGCGTTAAGCGGTCTCACGCCGGCCGTCCAGTGGATTCCCGTTTCCGGACTTGTGGAAGAATTACGGATGATCAAAGACGTCTCCGAAATTCAGGAGATCCGCGAAGCCGTTTCTCAGGCACAGCGGGGCTATGAAGTGTTTCGTGCGATGTTGACCGACGAGATGACCGAGCTTCAGGGAGCCCATGAACTGGAGCATGCGATGCGCCGTTTCGGAGCACGCCAGGCTGCCTTTGATCCGATTGTCGCTGTCGGCGAACGCGCTGCTCTGCCCCATGCGATACCGACACAGAAGCAGGTGGGAGAAGCCCCCTTTCTGTTGGTTGACTGGGGAGCAATGACGCAGAAAGGCTATCGAAGTGATTTAACCCGCATGATTGTGCACGGGCGCACTTCCGCCAAATTCGAAAAAGTTTACCAGACTGTTCTCAAGGCTCAGGTGGCAGCCATTAAGGCAATCCGTCCCGGGGTATCCTGTCAGGAAGTTGATCAGACCGCACGCACCATCATTCAGAAAGCAGGCTTTGGAAAACAGTTCACCCACAGTCTGGGGCATGGGATCGGCCTGGATATTCACGAAGGGCCTCGATTGGGGGGGAACATTACTACGGAATTAAAGCCAGGTATGATCGTGACGGTCGAACCTGGTATCTATCTGCCGGGATGGGGCGGAGTCCGAATTGAAGATGATGTATTAGTCACTCGAACCGGACATGAAGTTCTCACAAGTGTTCCTAAGGACTTTGAATCTACCATCTTATGA